In a genomic window of Fusobacterium simiae:
- a CDS encoding cobyric acid synthase translates to MKKHKNIMIQGTGSSVGKTLIVAGLCRVFAQDGYRVSPFKSQNMALNSFVDIDGLEMSRGTVIQAETSYEIPRAFMNPILLKPNSDNNSQVIINGKVAYTADAKNYFSHSKELKKIAFETYKNNIENNFDIAVLEGGGSPAEINLRGYDLVNMGMAELVDSPVILVGNIDIGGVFASIYGTVMLLDEKDRKRIKGYIINKFRGDSDLLKPAIEILDKKFKAEGLDIKFLGLLPYADLKIEEEDSLSDEDKRVYSDDKKYINISVIKSKKMSNFTDFHAFKQYDDVRVKYIYDVKELGNEDIIIFPGSKNTITDLEDLKLRGIFQKVKELKEKGKIIIGICGGLQMLGKKIYDPKHLESDILETEGFNFFDYETTFDEVKKTEQVTKKIEVMEGILKDFNGYKIKGYEIHQGISTFNTPVICKDNVFATYIHGIFDNSKFTNDFLNMIRRKKNMPEQTEVLSFKEFKEREYNKLANLLRENLDMEEIYKILN, encoded by the coding sequence ATGAAAAAACATAAAAATATAATGATACAAGGTACAGGATCATCAGTTGGAAAAACATTAATAGTGGCAGGTTTATGCAGAGTATTTGCACAAGACGGATACAGAGTTTCACCTTTTAAATCGCAAAATATGGCACTTAATTCTTTTGTAGATATTGATGGATTAGAAATGAGTAGAGGAACAGTTATTCAAGCAGAGACAAGTTATGAAATTCCAAGGGCTTTTATGAACCCTATCTTGTTAAAACCTAATTCTGATAATAATTCACAGGTAATAATAAATGGCAAGGTTGCATACACAGCTGATGCAAAAAATTACTTTTCACATTCAAAAGAATTAAAAAAAATTGCTTTTGAAACTTACAAAAATAATATAGAAAATAATTTTGATATAGCAGTTTTGGAAGGTGGAGGAAGTCCAGCAGAAATAAATTTAAGAGGATATGATTTAGTAAATATGGGTATGGCAGAGCTTGTGGATTCTCCTGTTATATTGGTTGGAAATATAGATATAGGTGGTGTATTTGCCTCAATCTATGGAACAGTGATGTTATTAGATGAAAAGGATAGAAAGAGAATAAAGGGCTATATTATCAATAAATTTAGAGGAGATAGTGATTTATTAAAACCAGCTATTGAAATTTTAGATAAGAAATTCAAAGCTGAGGGATTAGATATAAAATTTTTAGGGTTGCTCCCTTATGCAGATTTAAAAATAGAAGAAGAAGATAGTTTGTCAGATGAGGATAAAAGAGTATATTCAGATGATAAAAAATATATAAATATATCTGTTATTAAAAGTAAAAAAATGTCTAATTTTACTGACTTTCATGCTTTTAAACAGTATGATGATGTAAGAGTAAAATATATCTATGATGTTAAAGAACTAGGTAATGAGGATATAATTATTTTCCCAGGAAGTAAAAATACTATCACAGATTTAGAAGATTTGAAATTGAGAGGTATTTTCCAAAAAGTAAAGGAATTAAAAGAAAAAGGAAAAATTATTATTGGAATTTGTGGTGGTTTACAGATGTTAGGCAAGAAAATATATGACCCTAAACATTTGGAAAGTGATATTTTAGAAACAGAGGGCTTTAACTTTTTTGACTATGAAACTACTTTTGATGAAGTAAAAAAGACTGAGCAAGTTACTAAAAAGATTGAAGTTATGGAGGGAATTCTAAAAGATTTTAATGGCTATAAAATAAAAGGCTATGAAATTCATCAAGGGATATCAACTTTTAACACTCCTGTAATTTGTAAAGATAATGTCTTTGCTACATATATTCATGGAATATTTGATAATTCAAAATTTACTAATGATTTTTTAAATATGATTAGAAGAAAAAAAAATATGCCAGAACAAACAGAAGTTTTATCTTTTAAAGAATTCAAAGAAAGAGAATATAATAAATTAGCAAATTTATTAAGAGAAAATTTAGATATGGAAGAAATATATAAAATTTTAAACTAA